One genomic window of Halogeometricum rufum includes the following:
- a CDS encoding NAD-dependent epimerase/dehydratase family protein produces the protein MVTGGTGFIGSYVARELVDHGHDVVAYDLSADARILEKLGVADDVTVRRGDVTDAPDVIRAIRETGATRVVHLAALLTNSARENPRAALRVNVEGTNNVFEAARSLSDQVERVAWASSAAVYAPPANYGDEFVTESDLVYPDTLYGATKEYNEHQARVYHEDFDVSHVGLRPTVAYGPYRETGGSAFLANIVEKPALGEPFSVEYGDQVIDWQHVRDVATAFRLAAFAPEADLTQRVYNVRGELATVREAVETVRELLPDADLTVSDEGELPWTQRLDTSKARTDLGYRPDYGLEAGFRDYVNVLREAHGLDPV, from the coding sequence ATAGTTACCGGCGGAACGGGGTTCATCGGGTCGTACGTCGCCCGCGAGTTGGTGGACCACGGTCACGACGTGGTCGCGTACGACCTCTCGGCGGACGCGCGAATCCTCGAGAAACTCGGCGTCGCCGACGACGTGACCGTCCGGCGGGGCGACGTGACCGACGCGCCGGACGTCATTCGCGCGATTCGAGAGACGGGCGCGACGCGCGTCGTCCACCTCGCGGCCCTCCTGACGAACTCCGCGCGGGAGAACCCCCGGGCGGCCCTCCGGGTGAACGTCGAGGGGACGAACAACGTGTTCGAGGCGGCGCGGTCGCTGTCGGACCAGGTCGAACGCGTCGCGTGGGCGTCCTCGGCGGCGGTGTACGCGCCGCCGGCGAACTACGGCGACGAGTTCGTCACCGAGTCGGACCTCGTCTACCCCGACACCCTGTACGGCGCGACGAAGGAGTACAACGAGCATCAGGCGCGGGTGTATCACGAGGACTTCGACGTCTCGCACGTCGGCCTCCGCCCCACCGTCGCCTACGGCCCGTACCGCGAGACGGGCGGGTCGGCGTTCCTCGCGAACATCGTCGAGAAACCCGCCCTCGGCGAACCGTTCAGCGTCGAGTACGGGGACCAGGTCATCGACTGGCAACACGTCCGCGACGTGGCGACGGCGTTCCGACTGGCGGCGTTCGCGCCCGAGGCCGACCTCACGCAACGCGTCTACAACGTCCGCGGCGAACTCGCCACGGTTCGGGAGGCCGTCGAGACGGTGCGGGAGTTACTGCCGGACGCCGACCTCACCGTCTCCGACGAGGGGGAACTGCCGTGGACGCAGCGACTCGACACGTCGAAGGCGCGAACGGACCTCGGCTACCGACCCGACTACGGCCTGGAGGCGGGGTTCCGCGACTACGTGAACGTCCTGCGCGAGGCGCACGGACTCGACCCGGTCTGA
- a CDS encoding HD domain-containing protein has translation MTDADGPDASDTDADGGGDTDAGGGDDAAGHWSYRGQVEAAFPELADIEDDELRVQVTEAWCLGLERGGWHDVRDVPYAWNIHEVSNVEHVRGVTRIAVASAEEQRDFHGADPDFDVVRAACLLHDVGKCYEYVDFVDDDCRSDPDPTYASEEIPHSLSGYALAHEVGCPLAVQRAIPHFLGEVPTRTLEAELVKSANSASSNAITQATMGISLDEWVEEYSQTS, from the coding sequence ATGACCGACGCAGACGGACCCGACGCGTCCGACACCGACGCCGACGGCGGAGGCGACACTGACGCGGGCGGCGGGGACGACGCGGCGGGACACTGGTCGTACCGCGGTCAGGTCGAAGCGGCGTTTCCCGAACTCGCCGACATCGAGGACGACGAACTCCGCGTGCAGGTGACCGAGGCGTGGTGTCTCGGCCTCGAACGCGGGGGGTGGCACGACGTCCGCGACGTGCCGTACGCGTGGAACATCCACGAGGTATCGAACGTCGAACACGTGCGCGGCGTCACCCGAATCGCCGTCGCGTCGGCAGAGGAGCAACGCGACTTCCACGGCGCGGACCCCGACTTCGACGTGGTGCGGGCCGCCTGCCTCCTGCACGACGTGGGCAAGTGCTACGAGTACGTGGATTTCGTGGACGACGACTGCCGCTCGGACCCCGACCCCACGTACGCGAGCGAGGAGATACCCCACTCGCTGTCGGGGTACGCCCTCGCGCACGAAGTCGGCTGTCCGCTGGCCGTTCAGCGCGCAATTCCACACTTCCTCGGCGAGGTTCCGACGCGAACGCTGGAGGCCGAACTCGTCAAGAGCGCGAACTCGGCGTCCTCGAACGCCATCACGCAGGCGACGATGGGCATCAGCCTCGACGAGTGGGTCGAGGAGTACTCCCAGACCAGTTGA
- a CDS encoding EthD domain-containing protein, translating to MYKHVALLVRRDGMTHDEFVEYWQENHTPIARDIEGVVRYQTVLPVDPEASEFDGVAELYFEELDALHAALGSPGSRDYDPAKGTAKAAREDVDEFLAVDSRPRLIGEEFVEKDGTGGDTTGLYKHSAFLVRKAGMSHDAFLDHWANEHVPLAREIPGVVRYTRVVPTDPENAEFDGVAELYFESLDALRAALGHESSRDYDPDHPKAAAARDDVENFLSLEDRPRFVGRETVQKDETGR from the coding sequence ATGTACAAGCACGTCGCGCTACTCGTCCGTCGGGACGGGATGACGCACGACGAGTTCGTGGAGTACTGGCAGGAGAACCACACTCCCATCGCGCGCGACATCGAGGGGGTCGTCCGCTACCAGACGGTCCTCCCCGTCGACCCGGAGGCGAGCGAGTTCGACGGCGTCGCGGAACTCTACTTCGAGGAGTTGGACGCCCTGCACGCCGCCCTCGGGAGTCCGGGGTCGCGAGACTACGACCCCGCGAAGGGGACGGCGAAAGCGGCGAGAGAGGACGTCGACGAGTTCCTCGCCGTCGACAGTCGGCCGCGCCTCATCGGCGAGGAGTTCGTCGAGAAGGACGGGACGGGCGGCGACACGACGGGCCTGTACAAGCACTCGGCGTTCCTCGTCAGGAAAGCCGGCATGTCACACGACGCGTTCCTCGACCACTGGGCGAACGAGCACGTCCCCCTCGCGCGGGAGATTCCGGGCGTCGTCCGCTACACCCGCGTCGTCCCGACGGACCCCGAGAACGCGGAGTTCGACGGCGTCGCCGAACTCTACTTCGAGAGTCTGGACGCCCTCCGCGCCGCCCTCGGCCACGAGTCCTCCCGCGACTACGACCCCGACCACCCGAAGGCCGCGGCGGCGCGGGACGACGTCGAGAACTTCCTCTCTCTGGAGGACCGGCCGCGGTTCGTCGGCCGCGAGACGGTCCAGAAGGACGAGACGGGGCGGTGA
- a CDS encoding ArsR/SmtB family transcription factor, producing the protein MAASTHWVASSSLLLEEVASDDLLDALGDEVAREILVAGKEGPVTAEELADSCDVSESTIYRRLDRLNELGLVERCNPLLSASKGSYQTRIDGLSLSVNEEGIGIEQGPSDSKLDAMETVLDVVDVQHVNYDAEEDLVDVQFKLDPELFETFMSVYTRKRDR; encoded by the coding sequence ATGGCAGCGAGCACACACTGGGTCGCATCGTCGTCCCTCCTCCTGGAGGAGGTTGCAAGTGATGACCTTCTCGACGCCCTCGGGGACGAGGTCGCGCGCGAGATTCTGGTCGCCGGCAAAGAGGGACCGGTCACGGCGGAGGAGCTGGCAGACTCCTGCGACGTCTCCGAGTCCACCATCTACCGCCGACTCGACCGCCTGAACGAACTCGGTCTGGTCGAGCGCTGCAACCCGCTTCTCAGCGCCTCGAAGGGCTCCTACCAGACCCGTATCGACGGGCTCTCTCTCTCCGTGAACGAGGAGGGTATCGGCATCGAGCAGGGCCCGAGCGACTCCAAACTCGACGCGATGGAGACGGTGCTCGACGTCGTCGACGTCCAGCACGTGAACTACGACGCCGAGGAGGACCTCGTGGACGTCCAGTTCAAACTCGACCCCGAACTGTTCGAGACGTTCATGTCCGTCTACACCCGAAAGCGCGACCGCTAG
- a CDS encoding harpin-binding protein, which yields MSSPAEQSGAGASGTASVEPTGTDGADPTDWYDREVPGIVAGLEASGRLGTQTSDAAWELLARGRARAALELVLGAVDAA from the coding sequence ATGAGTTCGCCCGCAGAGCAGTCTGGGGCGGGGGCGAGTGGAACCGCCAGCGTGGAGCCGACCGGAACCGACGGCGCGGACCCGACCGACTGGTACGACCGCGAAGTGCCGGGCATCGTCGCCGGACTCGAAGCGTCCGGTCGACTCGGCACGCAGACGAGCGACGCCGCGTGGGAACTCCTCGCGCGGGGTCGCGCCCGCGCGGCACTGGAACTCGTTCTCGGCGCGGTAGACGCCGCCTAA
- a CDS encoding thiamine pyrophosphate-binding protein, which yields MNTSERLVETLENLGVERVFGYPGGRVIELFDRLPESSVDLVRPRDEREASVMAEMHGRLTGDPGVLVGQGPWIGSLGVIGQMEARLGSSPMVVVTEASERGDYSTVAPYQQSRGDYGGVELPKILDAVTKEHWCPRTPPETVRSLQLAFKHAVAGRPGPTAVVLDGNAVTEEMPDDPIPPVWDDAAQTRTWSAAPTPRDVAAAVEALESADRPVVVAGNGVHAAGAYDELRTVAERYDAIVVTSYLGKSTFPETHRLAGGVVGSFGHEGANRVVSEADALLVVGCRLNPMDTNWGAPDFVRPAEQTIVHADVDARNAGWVYPADVGLIGDAAESLRELAEAGAASNDWAESRAATARESFDAPECESAATPMLPQRAVKEIERVVDADTVVTADSGNNRFWLLNYLQTPAVRTYFGSGGVGGMGWANPAAVSAALATEKDVLAVAGDGGFAMTMTSVETAVEQGVAPTFVVLNDTSLGMVRQMQRGPDDIAGVEFHDTDFARVAEAFGAEGVRVESPDELGDALRDGKASATPTVVDARIDRDEDMAETLQSSFYASVGGLHE from the coding sequence ATGAACACGAGCGAACGACTCGTCGAGACACTGGAGAACCTCGGCGTCGAACGCGTCTTCGGCTACCCCGGCGGCCGGGTCATCGAACTGTTCGACCGCCTGCCGGAGTCGTCGGTGGACCTGGTCCGCCCGCGCGACGAACGCGAGGCGAGCGTCATGGCCGAGATGCACGGCCGCCTCACGGGCGACCCCGGCGTCCTCGTCGGGCAGGGGCCGTGGATAGGCAGCCTCGGTGTCATCGGCCAGATGGAAGCGCGACTCGGGTCGTCACCGATGGTCGTCGTCACCGAAGCCTCCGAGCGGGGCGACTACTCCACCGTCGCGCCGTACCAGCAGTCCCGCGGCGACTACGGCGGCGTCGAACTGCCGAAGATTCTCGACGCGGTGACGAAGGAACACTGGTGTCCGCGCACGCCGCCGGAGACGGTTCGGAGCCTCCAGTTGGCGTTCAAGCACGCCGTCGCCGGACGACCCGGGCCGACGGCCGTCGTCCTCGACGGGAACGCCGTGACCGAGGAGATGCCGGACGACCCGATTCCGCCCGTCTGGGACGACGCGGCGCAGACGCGGACGTGGTCGGCGGCGCCGACGCCGCGGGACGTTGCCGCCGCCGTCGAAGCCCTAGAGTCCGCCGACCGACCCGTCGTCGTCGCGGGCAACGGCGTCCACGCCGCGGGCGCGTACGACGAACTCCGGACCGTCGCGGAGCGATACGACGCTATCGTCGTCACCTCCTACCTCGGCAAGTCGACGTTCCCCGAGACGCACCGACTGGCGGGCGGCGTCGTCGGGTCGTTCGGCCACGAGGGGGCGAACCGGGTCGTCAGCGAGGCGGACGCGCTCCTCGTCGTCGGCTGTCGGCTGAATCCGATGGACACGAACTGGGGCGCGCCGGACTTCGTCCGACCCGCGGAGCAGACGATTGTCCACGCCGACGTGGACGCGCGCAACGCCGGGTGGGTGTACCCCGCTGACGTGGGCCTGATAGGCGACGCGGCGGAGTCGCTCCGCGAACTCGCCGAGGCCGGCGCGGCGTCGAACGACTGGGCCGAGTCGCGGGCGGCGACGGCGCGGGAGTCGTTCGACGCGCCCGAGTGCGAGTCGGCGGCGACGCCGATGCTCCCGCAACGCGCCGTCAAGGAGATAGAACGCGTGGTGGACGCGGACACCGTCGTGACGGCGGACTCCGGCAACAACCGCTTCTGGCTCCTGAACTACCTGCAGACGCCCGCCGTCCGGACGTACTTCGGAAGCGGCGGCGTCGGCGGGATGGGCTGGGCGAACCCCGCGGCGGTGTCGGCGGCGCTGGCGACGGAGAAGGACGTGCTGGCCGTCGCCGGCGACGGCGGGTTCGCGATGACGATGACGAGCGTGGAGACGGCGGTAGAGCAGGGCGTCGCACCGACGTTCGTCGTCCTCAACGACACCAGCCTCGGGATGGTGCGGCAGATGCAACGCGGGCCGGACGACATCGCGGGCGTCGAGTTCCACGACACCGACTTCGCCCGCGTCGCCGAGGCGTTCGGCGCGGAAGGCGTCCGCGTCGAGTCGCCGGACGAACTGGGCGACGCCCTCCGCGACGGGAAGGCGAGTGCGACGCCGACGGTGGTGGACGCGCGAATCGACCGGGACGAGGACATGGCCGAGACGCTCCAGTCGTCGTTCTACGCGTCTGTCGGCGGTCTGCACGAGTAG
- a CDS encoding M24 family metallopeptidase: MSGTRGTMAVDWEERIDVARMREERKERALERMRDAGLGSMLLVSDPNIRYVTGLAMTGGSGADHYSLLLEDGAVVHWDTADHASNQRYNCPWLNDIRYACPGLGNVPRASGRDSARSFLLRKMAETVVDALDEYDLRSEPMGIDVDHGGLHAAFESQGVDLRPDDCAAVMADARKTKTEDEIECLRQVAAVCEAGFQAIAEGAKPGRRESEVWGDAVRELWRHGATVHGGYLTSGPNTWPKHQANTTDRLIRPGDLVYADFYNIGYLGYRSCYYRTFSVGEPTDAQTEAYETARDNLYDVLEEIEPGKTTAEVAAAFPDMEGEHADWYGADEHWQLTTNHWAHGLGLQLYEVPLIWRGISPDHPVEIEEGMTMAVETQEPAERQGVRVEEMVVVREDGVELLSQWPVEEMTVVDH, translated from the coding sequence ATGAGTGGCACCCGCGGCACCATGGCCGTCGACTGGGAGGAGCGAATCGACGTGGCGCGGATGCGCGAGGAGCGAAAGGAGCGCGCGCTCGAACGGATGCGGGACGCCGGCCTCGGGAGCATGCTCCTCGTCTCGGACCCGAACATCCGCTACGTCACCGGACTGGCGATGACCGGCGGGTCCGGCGCGGACCACTACTCGCTCCTTCTGGAGGACGGGGCCGTCGTCCACTGGGACACCGCCGACCACGCGAGCAACCAGCGGTACAACTGCCCGTGGCTGAACGATATTCGCTACGCCTGTCCCGGACTGGGGAACGTCCCGCGCGCGTCCGGTCGCGACTCGGCGCGGTCGTTCCTCCTCCGGAAGATGGCCGAGACGGTCGTCGACGCCCTCGACGAGTACGACCTCCGGAGCGAACCGATGGGCATCGACGTCGACCACGGCGGCCTGCACGCGGCGTTCGAGTCGCAGGGCGTCGACCTCCGACCCGACGACTGCGCGGCCGTCATGGCGGACGCGCGGAAGACGAAGACCGAGGACGAAATCGAGTGTCTCCGGCAGGTCGCGGCGGTCTGCGAGGCGGGCTTTCAGGCCATCGCCGAGGGCGCGAAACCGGGGCGGCGCGAGTCGGAGGTGTGGGGCGACGCGGTCCGCGAACTGTGGCGCCACGGCGCGACGGTGCACGGGGGGTACCTCACCTCCGGGCCGAACACGTGGCCGAAGCACCAGGCGAACACGACGGACCGACTGATTCGCCCCGGCGACCTCGTGTACGCCGACTTCTACAATATCGGCTACCTCGGCTACCGCTCCTGCTACTACCGGACGTTCTCCGTGGGCGAACCGACGGACGCGCAGACGGAGGCGTACGAGACGGCCCGCGACAACCTGTACGACGTGTTGGAGGAGATAGAGCCGGGGAAGACGACCGCCGAGGTGGCGGCGGCGTTCCCGGACATGGAGGGCGAACACGCCGACTGGTACGGGGCCGACGAACACTGGCAGTTGACGACGAACCACTGGGCGCACGGACTGGGCCTCCAACTGTACGAGGTGCCGCTGATATGGCGCGGTATCTCGCCGGACCACCCCGTCGAGATAGAAGAAGGGATGACGATGGCCGTCGAGACGCAGGAACCCGCGGAGCGACAGGGCGTGCGCGTCGAGGAGATGGTCGTCGTCCGCGAGGACGGCGTCGAACTGCTGAGTCAGTGGCCCGTCGAGGAGATGACGGTCGTCGACCACTGA
- a CDS encoding cupin domain-containing protein, translating into MRKRVNLDELEIQDVDHAEADVRAVGYELRPEKMRPTVWTFEEGGYGPNHRQEEQEELYHVLSGRFEMAFADETMTLEAGDVVVVSPEEERQLRCLDDGEVFVVGAPNVKDDGVVVD; encoded by the coding sequence ATGCGAAAGCGTGTCAACCTCGACGAGTTGGAGATTCAGGACGTGGACCACGCCGAGGCGGACGTTCGCGCCGTCGGCTACGAACTCCGCCCCGAGAAGATGCGCCCGACGGTGTGGACGTTCGAGGAGGGCGGTTACGGGCCGAACCACCGGCAGGAGGAACAGGAGGAACTGTACCACGTCCTCTCGGGCCGGTTCGAGATGGCGTTCGCCGACGAGACGATGACGCTCGAGGCGGGCGACGTGGTGGTCGTCTCGCCCGAGGAGGAGCGACAACTCCGCTGTCTCGACGACGGCGAGGTGTTCGTCGTCGGCGCGCCGAACGTGAAGGACGACGGCGTCGTCGTCGACTGA
- the glmU gene encoding bifunctional sugar-1-phosphate nucleotidylyltransferase/acetyltransferase gives MQTVVLAAGVGSRMWPLTEYRPKPMLPVAGKPLVAHTVDAAVEAGATELVLVVGYEADDVRSFFGEEYAGVPVEYAVQEEQLGTADAVRSALDVLDEGRFAVLNGDALYDVPSLTALYDGGPAVGSFEVAEPTSYGVLETDDGYVTGVVEKPSDPPSNLVNAGAYVFPEDAHGWLLDVEASERGELELTDVLSRSCEAYDVRPVAFDRWLDVGRPWELLEANEWKLAEMETRVEGDVSEGAELNGPVVVEEGAEIRSGVVVDGPALIQSGATVGPNAYVRGATLVGEGAKVGHAVEVKNSVLMDGATVGHLAYVGDSVLGRNVNFGAGTKVANLRHDGENVTLTVKDRRVDTGRRKLGVVVGDDAKTGINSSLNAGVVLSPEATVLPGETVTRDR, from the coding sequence ATGCAAACGGTAGTCCTTGCGGCGGGCGTCGGCAGCCGAATGTGGCCGCTCACGGAGTACAGACCGAAACCGATGCTCCCGGTGGCCGGGAAACCGCTGGTCGCACACACCGTCGACGCCGCCGTCGAGGCCGGAGCGACGGAGTTAGTCCTCGTCGTCGGGTACGAAGCCGACGACGTGCGCTCGTTCTTCGGCGAGGAGTACGCGGGCGTCCCCGTCGAGTACGCCGTCCAGGAGGAGCAACTCGGGACGGCGGACGCCGTCCGCTCGGCGCTGGACGTCCTCGACGAGGGGCGCTTCGCCGTCCTCAACGGCGACGCCCTTTACGACGTGCCGTCGCTGACGGCGCTCTACGACGGCGGGCCGGCAGTCGGGTCGTTCGAGGTGGCCGAGCCGACCTCCTACGGCGTCCTCGAAACCGACGACGGCTACGTGACCGGCGTGGTCGAGAAGCCGAGCGACCCGCCCTCGAACCTCGTCAACGCGGGCGCGTACGTCTTCCCCGAGGACGCCCACGGCTGGTTGCTCGACGTCGAGGCGTCCGAGCGCGGCGAACTCGAACTGACGGACGTGCTCTCGCGGTCCTGCGAGGCGTACGACGTGCGACCCGTCGCGTTCGACCGCTGGCTCGACGTCGGCCGACCGTGGGAACTGCTCGAAGCGAACGAGTGGAAACTCGCGGAGATGGAGACGCGTGTCGAGGGCGACGTGAGCGAGGGGGCCGAACTGAACGGTCCCGTCGTCGTCGAGGAGGGGGCCGAAATCCGCTCCGGCGTCGTCGTCGACGGCCCCGCGCTGATCCAGTCGGGAGCGACCGTCGGGCCGAACGCCTACGTCCGCGGCGCGACGCTGGTCGGCGAGGGCGCGAAGGTGGGCCACGCCGTCGAAGTGAAGAACAGCGTCCTCATGGACGGGGCCACGGTGGGCCACCTCGCGTACGTCGGCGACAGCGTCCTCGGCCGGAACGTGAACTTCGGCGCCGGGACGAAGGTGGCGAACCTGCGGCACGACGGCGAGAACGTGACGTTGACGGTCAAAGACCGGCGGGTGGACACCGGCCGCCGAAAGCTCGGCGTCGTCGTCGGCGACGACGCGAAGACCGGCATCAACAGCAGCCTCAACGCGGGCGTCGTCCTGTCGCCCGAGGCGACGGTGCTGCCCGGTGAGACGGTCACGCGGGACCGCTAA
- a CDS encoding NAD-dependent succinate-semialdehyde dehydrogenase — protein sequence MQSVNPYTESVRAEYDEHDDEAVEAALSRAIDAFGEWRERSLTDRRELLADAGEVLRDRDEEFAELMTEEMGKPISQARSEVEKCAWVCDYYAEHAAEHLQEKTVNGPKDAETYVRYDPLGPILAVMPWNFPLWQVFRFAAPHLTSGNVGLLKHASNVPGCAKVIEEVFSEAGYPEGVFQSLLVDSDQVEDVVADERVRAVTLTGSGPAGRAVAEQAGRNLKKSVLELGGSDPFVVLDDAPIDEAAETGARARTINSGQSCIAAKRFIVHDDVYDEFVEKFVAEMEALQVGDPKDDDTDVGPQAREDLLSDLQEQVEETVEMGATVETGGEPLDREGYFYPPTVLTDVPRDSPGAREELFGPAASVFRVESEEAAVELANDSQYGLGGSVWTTDLERGKEVAGRIDSGAVFVNELTKSDPRLPFGGVKESGYGRELGKEGIREFVNRKTVFVQHGVGDE from the coding sequence ATGCAGAGCGTCAACCCGTACACGGAGTCAGTCCGCGCCGAGTACGACGAACACGACGACGAAGCGGTCGAAGCGGCGTTGTCGCGGGCGATAGACGCCTTCGGGGAGTGGCGGGAGCGGTCGCTGACCGACCGGCGCGAACTCCTCGCCGACGCGGGCGAAGTCCTCCGCGACCGAGACGAGGAGTTCGCCGAGTTGATGACCGAGGAGATGGGCAAGCCCATCTCGCAGGCGCGGTCGGAGGTGGAGAAGTGCGCGTGGGTCTGCGACTACTACGCCGAACACGCGGCCGAACACCTCCAAGAGAAGACCGTGAACGGACCGAAAGACGCCGAGACGTACGTCCGGTACGACCCCCTCGGCCCCATCCTCGCGGTCATGCCGTGGAACTTCCCCCTCTGGCAGGTGTTCCGCTTCGCCGCTCCGCACCTCACGTCCGGCAACGTGGGCCTGTTGAAGCACGCCTCGAACGTGCCGGGGTGCGCGAAGGTCATCGAAGAGGTGTTCAGCGAGGCCGGGTATCCGGAGGGCGTCTTCCAGTCGCTCCTCGTCGACTCCGACCAGGTGGAGGACGTCGTCGCGGACGAACGCGTGCGGGCCGTCACGCTGACCGGAAGCGGTCCCGCGGGCCGGGCCGTCGCCGAGCAGGCGGGTCGGAACCTGAAGAAGAGCGTCCTCGAACTCGGCGGCAGCGACCCGTTCGTCGTCCTCGACGACGCCCCCATCGACGAGGCGGCGGAGACGGGGGCACGGGCGCGCACCATCAACTCCGGGCAGTCCTGCATCGCCGCCAAGCGGTTCATCGTCCACGACGACGTGTACGACGAGTTCGTCGAGAAGTTCGTCGCCGAGATGGAGGCGTTGCAGGTGGGCGACCCCAAGGACGACGACACCGACGTGGGCCCGCAGGCGCGCGAGGACCTGCTATCCGACCTGCAGGAACAGGTCGAGGAGACGGTGGAGATGGGCGCGACGGTGGAGACGGGCGGCGAACCCCTCGACAGGGAGGGGTACTTCTACCCGCCGACGGTGCTGACCGACGTGCCGCGCGACTCGCCAGGCGCCCGCGAGGAACTGTTCGGCCCCGCCGCCTCGGTGTTCCGCGTCGAGAGCGAAGAGGCGGCCGTCGAACTGGCGAACGACTCGCAGTACGGACTCGGGGGGAGCGTGTGGACGACGGACCTCGAACGCGGGAAGGAGGTGGCCGGGCGAATCGACTCCGGCGCGGTGTTCGTCAACGAACTCACGAAGTCCGACCCGCGACTGCCGTTCGGCGGGGTCAAAGAGTCCGGCTACGGCCGCGAACTCGGGAAGGAGGGCATCCGCGAGTTCGTGAATCGGAAGACGGTGTTCGTCCAACACGGCGTCGGCGACGAGTAG